ATGAAGAACACGTCGCGCTCGTCCTCGTCGGTTCCCTCGGTGGCGCCCTCGGTCGACCCCTCCGCGAGCAGGGAGTACGACCACTCAAGCGGAATGACGAGCACGACGGGGATGTTGAGATCGAGCACGCCCTCCGCGAGGTCGAGCATGTGCTCGGTGCCGTACACCGAGATGGCGTCGTACACCGCGAGCACCGTCAGGAGCACGATCGCCGGCAGGAGGCCGAAGGAGATGCCGAACAGGCCGGCCGCGCCGGCACCCATGAGCGCGCCGGCGGCGTCGATGACGTACCATTCGGGGTACGCCAACAGCGCGACGGCGACGAGCCCGGCGGCGGCGACGGCGGCGAACCCGGGGAGGAACACCGAGAAGACGTACCACGAGAGCATCCCGGAGGAGGCGACGATGACGAGCCGGACCGCCCAGTCGAAGTCGTACTTGAACGCCGCGAGCATCAGCGCCGTGACCACGAGGATCGCCCCGAGGTACAGCGCGGAGTTGGTCGGGTTCTGCGGGTCCTCGACCGTCTGGTAGCCGGCCGCCTCGAACGTGGGCGCCAGCGAGACGGCGCCGACGTGGACGACGAGGAACAACAGCCCCGCGAGGAGGACGCCGCGGACTGCGCGAGCCTTCATTGCCCGCCGGTAGGGGTGGCCCGCGTTTGGTGGTTGTGGTTGCGGGCGAGGGGGGACGCCGGTCCGACCGGCCGTTCGCAAACGCGACCGCCTCTGTCCGCTGGGCGCGCTCGGACGCCGGGCGCGCCGCCGTACGGGATTCAATATAGCGTACACCGATTTACGAACGGCGGCGGTCGAACCGACGGGAGAAGTGTTCGATCGTTCGATTTCGGGCGATACGGGCAGCCTCGCGGGTCATCCATCTGTCTGACGCGGGTTTATACGGATGGACGGCCGTGCCCGTGTATGGGAAATCGGGTCGAGGATCTCGAGGCGCAGGTTGCTGAGCTTCAGGCGGCGGTCGACGGACTGACCGAGGAGCTGGTGGAGGCGAAAGAACGCATCTCGCAGCTGGAGAGCGCGACCGAGGTGGAGGAGGAGTCGACCACGAGCCGGAACCCGAACGCGGAGTTCGTACCCAACGAGTCGGCGACGAACGCCGCCGCGGAGGACGAAGCCGTGATGGCCGACGACGAGAGCGACGCGCAGAAGGCCGCACGCGGCAGCGACGGCGAGGCGGCCGAGGAGTCGGACTCCTCGGACGACGACTCCGACGACATCATCGTCGCGTAACCGCCCCGGTCGCGTACTCGACCTCGCCGGCGTCGCCGAACCGCGGCGGCGCGGCGGGTACCACACCACCGTTCCACTCACGCATGCACATCACGGAACTCGTACTGGACAACTTCAAGAGCTTCGGGCGCCGGACGCGGATCCCCTTCTACGAGGACTTCACGGTCATCACGGGCCCGAACGGCTCGGGCAAGTCGAACATCATCGACGGGGTGTTGTTCGCGCTGGGGCTCGCGCGTACGCGCGGCATCCGCGCGGAGAAGCTCACGGACCTCATCTACAACCCCGGCTTCGAGGACGGCGAGGGCCCCTCGGGCGAACGCGAGGCGAGCGTCGAGGTCGTCCTCGACAACTCCGACGGGAAGCTGGACCGGTCACAGGTCGTCAGCGCCGCCGGCAGCGACGACATCGGCGACGCCGAGGAGATCACCATCAAGCGCCGGGTGAAGGAGACCGACGACAACTACTACTCGTATTACTACCTCAACGGACGCTCGGTCAACCTCTCGGACATCCAGGACCTGCTCGCGCAGGCCGGCGTCACCCCGGAGGGGTACAACGTCGTCATGCAGGGCGACGTGACGGACATCATCAACATGACGCCCCACGAGCGCCGTGGGATCATCGACGAGATCGCCGGCGTCGCCGAGTTCGACGCCAAGAAGGAGGACGCCTTCGGCGAACTGGAGACCGTCGAGGAACGCATCGACGAGGCCGACCTCCGCATCGAGGAGAAGGAAGAGCGGCTCGACCAGCTGGCCGACGAGCGCGAGACGGCCCTCCAGTATCAGGACCTGCGCGACGAGAAGGAGGAGTACGAGGGGTATCTGAAGGCCGCCGAGCTCGAGGACAAACGCGAGGACCTCGACGGCACCCGCGAGTCGATGGAGCGGCGCGAGGACGAACTCGAGGAGCTGCGCGCCGAACTCGACGAGCGGCAGGCGCGCGTCGACGACCTCGAGGCCGACCTCGACGAGATCAACCGCGAGATCGAGCGGAAGGGCGAGGACGAGCAGATCGCCATCAAGTCAGAGATCGAGGAGATCAAAGGCGAGGTCTCGCGGCTGGAGGGGAAGATCGAGAACCAGGAGGAGCGCGTCGAGGAGGCGGAGACGGAGCGGCGCGACGCGTTCGTCGCCATCGACAAGAAGAGCGAGGAGATCGACGAGCTCGAGTCGGATATCCGCGAGACGAAAGTCGAGAAGGCGAACCTGAAGTCGACGCTCACGTCGAAACAGACCGAGCTGGCCGAGGTCCAATCCGAGATCGACAGCGTCGACACCGAGTTCGACGAGCTGAAGGCCGAACTGGCCGACAGGAAGGAGACGCTGGAGGAGCTTCGCGCCGAGAAGAACGAGCTCCAGCGCGAGAAGGACCGGCTGCTCGACGACGCGCGCCGGCGGTCGAACGAGATCGGCGACGTGGAAGACGAGATCCAGGAGACGCGCGAGGCGATCCCCGACCTGAAGGAACGCGTCTCGAACCTCCACTCGGAGCTCGACAAGGCCGAGAAGAACAAGGCCAACATCGACGGCGTCATCGAGGACTTACGCGGCGAGAAGGCGGAGTACCAGGAGGAACTCGACGAGGTCGAGGAGGACATCCGCGAGAAGCAACAGGAGTACTCCCAACTCGAGGCGCGGGCGGGCGACTCCGGCGACACGTCGTGGCCGCGGGCGGTGACGACGATCACGAACGCCGAGTTCTCGGGCGTCCACGGCCCCGTGGGCGAGCTGGCGTCGGTCCCCGGCGAGTACGCGAAGGCCTGTGAGACCGCCGCGGGCGGCCGGCTCGCGAACGTCGTCGTCGACGACGACGGCGTCGGCTCCGACTGCATCGACTACCTGAAGCAGCGCAACGCCGGGCGCGCGACGTTCCTCCCGATCACGAAGATGGACGACCGCGGGCTCCCGTCGCTGCCGAACGACCCCGGCGTCGTCGACTTCGCGCGCAACCTCGTCGACTACGACGGCCGGTACGAGCCGATCTTCTCGTACGTGCTCGGGTCGACGCTGGTCGTCGAGGACATGGAGACCGCCCGGCACCTGATGGGCAACTACCGGATGGTCACCCTCGACGGCGACCTCGTCGAGAAGTCCGGCGCGATGACCGGCGGCTCCGGCGGCGGCTCCCGGTACTCCTTCTCGAAGTCCGGGAAGGGGAAGCTCGAACGCGTCGCCGAGGAGATCCACGAGCTGGAGGACGAGCGCCAGCGGATCAAATCCGAGATCGCCGACATCGACGGCGACCTGGAGGACGCCCGCTCGCGCGCCTCCGACGCCGCCGAGAAGGTGCGCGACATCGAGTCCGACATCGAGCGCGCCGAGGAGAAGCTCGGATCGAAGGAGGAGCGCATCGACGAGTTGGGGGACCGACTCGACGAGCTGCGCGAGGAGCGCGAGTCCGTCGACGAGGAGATGACCGAACTCGACGGGGAGATCGACGCCGCCGACGAGGAGATCGAGACCGTCGAGGCCGACATCGAGGAGCTGGAGTCCGAGCTGGCCGACTCGAAGATCCCGGAGCTGTCGGCGAAGGCCGACGACATCCGCGCGGAGATCGACGACCTCGAGGAGCGGATGGACGACCTCGACGGCGAGTTGAACCAGCTCCAACTGGAGAAGCAGTACGCCGAGGACGCCGTCGACGACCACCACGAAACCGTCGAGGAGGCGCAGTCGAAGAAGGCGGACGCCGAGGAGCGGATCGACGAGTTCGAGGAGCGGATCGCCGAGAAGGAGTCGACCCTGGAGGAGAAGCGCGACGCCATCGCCGAACTGGAGGACGAGCTCGCGGACCTCAAGGAGGAGCGGGAGTCCGTCAAGGAGTCGTTCCGCGAGGCGAAGTCCGCCCGCGACGAACAGGAAACCGAGGTCGAACGCGTCGTCTCGAAGCTGGAGTCGCTGCGCGAGACCGCAGAGCGCCTGGAGTGGGAGATCGACTCCCTGGAGGAGCAGGTCGGCAGCTACGACCCCGAGGAGATCCCCGACCACGACACCGTCGAGTCGGAGATCGACCGCCTCCAGTCGGAGATGGAGGCGCTGGAGCCGGTCAACATGCTCGCGATCGACGAGTACGACGACGTGCAGTCGGACCTGGACGACCTCCAGGAGCGCCGGGACGTGCTCGTCGAGGAGCGCGAGGCGATCGAGGAGCGCATCGACCGGTTCGAGTCCCAGAAGAAGGCGACGTTCATGGACGCCTTCGAGGCGATCGACGAGCAGTTCACAGACATCTTCCAACGGCTCTCCGCGGGGACCGGCGAGTTGGTGCTGGAGGACTCCGAGGACCCCTTCGAGGGCGGGCTGACGATGAAGGCCCAGCCGGCGGACAAGCCCGTCCAGCGCCTCGACGCGATGTCGGGCGGGGAGAAGTCGCTGACGGCGCTGGCGTTCATCTTCGCCATTCAGCGGCACAACCCCGCGCCCTTTTACGCGCTCGACGAGGTCGACGCCTTCCTCGACGCGGTCAACGCCGAGCGCGTCGGCGAGATGGTCCACGACCTCGCCGGCGACGCGCAGTTCGTCGTCGTCAGCCACCGCTCGGCGCTGCTGGAGCGCTCCGAGCGCGCGATCGGCGTGACGATGCAGTCGGACAACGTCTCGGCCGTCACGGGCATCCAGTTGGGTGACGACGGGGAGCCGATGCCGGAGGCGAGCGCCGATGATTGAGGCGCCCGGCGACGCGGGGATCGCCCCGCCCGGCGAGACGGACGACGACGAGGTCGAGCCGGTCGAGCTGCTCGTCAACCTCGCCGAGGAGGGAGAGATCGACCCCTGGGACATCGACGTGGTCGAGGTGACCGACGCGTTCCTCGACCGGCTCGACGAGGCGGACCTCCGGACGGGCGGACGGGCACTCTTCTACGCGAGCGTCCTGCTTCGGATGAAGTCCGACGACATGCTCGCCGCGGACGACGACGAGGACCCGGAGGACGGCCTCGAACCCTGGGAGCGGGCCTTCGAGGGCGACGGCGCGATGGTCGACGACGCGCCGATCGACGACGGGTTCGACCCCGTGAACGCGCTCGAGGAGGAGATGGACCGGCGGCTGGAGCGCAAGAGCACCCGCGGCTCGCCCGAGACGCTCGACGAACTCGTCCGGGAGCTGCGGGAGGCCGAGCGCGGCACGTGGTGGAAGGAGTCGCGCCAGTACGACACCAGCGAGTCGCCGAAGGGGTTCTCCCGCGGCACGCAGACGCTGGAGTACCACGGCGCCGACGACCTCCGACGCGAGGGCGAACCCGGCGAATCCGACGTGACCGGGACCACCCACGAGGAGGACATCGAGGCGGTCATCGACGACGTGCGCGCCGCGTTGCACCCGCAGTACGAGCGCGGGCGCGCGGAGGTGCTGTTCAGGGAGATCGCCGACACCGGTAGCACCGCGGTGATGACGTACCTCGCGCTGCTGTTTCTGGCGCACCGCGGCGAGATCACGCTGGAGCAGGACGACCTCTTCGGCGATCTGTGGGTTCGCGACGCCGGCGTCGCCGCCGCCGGCGACGAGGCGATCGCGGACTGACGACGGAGGGCGGACCGTCAGCCGCAGCGGATACCGTTTGTGGCCCTGTCGGACCCTCAGCGAATCGGACGGATCTCTGTCGTCCCGCGTTCACGGCCCGATCCGTCCCCGTCAGTCGGCGTCGAATTCGTGCATCGTGATCGAGCTTCGAGCGTTGTGTCGGCGATTGCGAATGCACTTCCCGTCGGGCGCCGGGTCGTAGGTCACTTCGAGCGAGGCGACGAGTGGACTCCATGCCGAGCGCTGAACCGCGGCTACGGCTGCATCGGATCACCGTAGACTCACCTTGTCGCAAACGAACACATGCAGTTGATAATAACTGGCTAAACGGGGGTCCGTCGTAAGTCAGTTATAACATTACGTTCGCGTCGTCTGGCGATCGTGTGACGCTGACAGAGCGGTCAGTCCGTGAGATCCAGCGGTGGTCGACAGTCGGGAGACGACTGTACACGAACCGGGTCGCCGAGCGCGTGAGGGACACGTCAGCCTCGTCGTTCCCGTTCGCCGAGTTCCGATCGATCCTGAGTGAGTACGACGACCCGGTCGTCTTCGTCCACATCGGACTGAGCGACGTGAACGCCGCCTTCGCCGGATGCCCCTACGAACGACTGTGTTCGGCGTTGACAGCGGAGTTCGAGAGCGTGTTGGTTCCCGGTTTCACCCCGAGCTTCCGGGAGTCCGGCGTGTATCACAAGGAGTACTCCCGGCCGCAGGTGGGGACGTTCCCCGTCCTCTTCATGGACGACGCCGAGTACCGCACGAACGACGCGTTACACTCGATCCAGGTCGCCGGCGGGTATCGGTTCGACGGGTGTACCCACCAGAACACGTTCGGACCCGACGGGTGTTACGCACGGCTCGACGAGGACAACGTCCTGATCGCGAACATCGGGACGAACAGACTCGTGTCCACTCAGTTCCACTATATTTCCCTTCGGGACGATCCGCCGTATCAGACCACGGACACGCACTCCGGCGTGATCTATTACGACGAGTCAACCCATCAGCGTGTGACCCAAACGAACGACACGTTCGAGTCCATCTACACCTGGAACCGGTGGAAGATCGAGCGCTACCTCGACGAACAGGGAGTCTTGGACGATCGGACCAGAAACGGGCTGAAACTTTCGTTCGCGAGGGCCGGGGACATGCGCGAGGCGCTCGAGCCGAAGCTCGAACGGGACCCCTACTACATGGTCACCTGAGGGGGGGTGTCCGGCGGTGACCCACCGACCGATTCGACGGCGGTAGCTGTCGGACAGGGCGGCTAGATCGGGCGAGTCAACGATCCCGCACCGGCGACGTCCGGCCCGTCTGAGGGACCGTTCCGGGGGACGAATTCGACGGACGCACCACAATCGAGTTAGGCGGTAGCTCTCGAGATCGATCTATGAGTTCCCCGATACCGATCACTCGTCGTCGAACGCTGTCCGCGATCGGGGCCGCATCGGTCGGGAGCGTCGCTGGGTGCCTCGGCGGCGGTTCCGCGAGCGACAACACGGTCCAGTCGCTCTCGCGCCCCGTCCACGGGGACGGCGAAGCGGCGGTGACCGTCGCGGTCTTCGAGGACTTCGCGTGTCCCCATTGCCGGACGTTCGCCACGCAGGTGTATCCCGAGATCGAGACGACCTACATCGAGGAGGGAGTCGTCCGATACGAGCACTACGACTTCCCGATCCCTGTCGACGACCGATGGTCGTGGCGCGCGCCGATCGCCGCCCGCGCGGTCCAAGACTCCGCGGGGACGGCGGCGTTCTTCGAGTTCGTCGAGACGCTGTTCGCCGACGGATGGTCCGACGGCCGTCACCAGTATAGCGACGACTTAGTCGGCGAAATCGCCGGCGACGTGGGGGCCGACGCCGACACCGTTCGCCGGGCCGCGGCGGACGGGCGGTACCGGCCCGTCGTCGAGGCGGACAGGGAAACCGGAACCGAGCGCGGCGTCAGCGGGACCCCCGCGGTGTTCGTCGACGGGACACCGATAGAGGAACCGACGTATTCCGCGATCGAGTCGGCGGTCGAGGACGCACGGGAAGCGTAGATCTCCGACGGAGGTTCCCGCTCCACCGTGACGGTGGATCCCTCCTCACCGGTACCGGCGGACCGCACGCACGAGGACGCACGCGAACGCGTCTCTCGACGAGTCCGCGAGACCGTCCGAACGTATTCGATCCGTGGATATGCCGGCGAACGTCCCTCGGGCCGTCCGTCGAATCAGTTGGCGTCCGATCAGCCGAACGTGACGACCGGTCGCGAGACGATCCACAGCGACACCACCGTGTACGCGACCGTCACGACGAGCAGGGGCGCGTGACCGGCGAGCGTGTGGTCCGGGTAGCGCCGACTCGCGACCGCGTGGGCGGCGATCACCGCGAACAGATGGCCCACGACAACCAACACGACCTGGCTCGCCCAGAACGCCGGGAGGGGGAGCCACGC
This genomic stretch from Halobaculum roseum harbors:
- a CDS encoding presenilin family intramembrane aspartyl protease PSH, producing MKARAVRGVLLAGLLFLVVHVGAVSLAPTFEAAGYQTVEDPQNPTNSALYLGAILVVTALMLAAFKYDFDWAVRLVIVASSGMLSWYVFSVFLPGFAAVAAAGLVAVALLAYPEWYVIDAAGALMGAGAAGLFGISFGLLPAIVLLTVLAVYDAISVYGTEHMLDLAEGVLDLNIPVVLVIPLEWSYSLLAEGSTEGATEGTDEDERDVFFIGLGDAVMPAVMAASAAFWSPAPAFGLPVVPAMGLPTLLAIVGTFVGLAVLLRMVLKGRPHAGLPLLNGGAIGGYLVGSLVAGVPLVQALGLAQYL
- a CDS encoding DUF7518 family protein, coding for MGNRVEDLEAQVAELQAAVDGLTEELVEAKERISQLESATEVEEESTTSRNPNAEFVPNESATNAAAEDEAVMADDESDAQKAARGSDGEAAEESDSSDDDSDDIIVA
- the smc gene encoding chromosome segregation protein SMC, with the translated sequence MHITELVLDNFKSFGRRTRIPFYEDFTVITGPNGSGKSNIIDGVLFALGLARTRGIRAEKLTDLIYNPGFEDGEGPSGEREASVEVVLDNSDGKLDRSQVVSAAGSDDIGDAEEITIKRRVKETDDNYYSYYYLNGRSVNLSDIQDLLAQAGVTPEGYNVVMQGDVTDIINMTPHERRGIIDEIAGVAEFDAKKEDAFGELETVEERIDEADLRIEEKEERLDQLADERETALQYQDLRDEKEEYEGYLKAAELEDKREDLDGTRESMERREDELEELRAELDERQARVDDLEADLDEINREIERKGEDEQIAIKSEIEEIKGEVSRLEGKIENQEERVEEAETERRDAFVAIDKKSEEIDELESDIRETKVEKANLKSTLTSKQTELAEVQSEIDSVDTEFDELKAELADRKETLEELRAEKNELQREKDRLLDDARRRSNEIGDVEDEIQETREAIPDLKERVSNLHSELDKAEKNKANIDGVIEDLRGEKAEYQEELDEVEEDIREKQQEYSQLEARAGDSGDTSWPRAVTTITNAEFSGVHGPVGELASVPGEYAKACETAAGGRLANVVVDDDGVGSDCIDYLKQRNAGRATFLPITKMDDRGLPSLPNDPGVVDFARNLVDYDGRYEPIFSYVLGSTLVVEDMETARHLMGNYRMVTLDGDLVEKSGAMTGGSGGGSRYSFSKSGKGKLERVAEEIHELEDERQRIKSEIADIDGDLEDARSRASDAAEKVRDIESDIERAEEKLGSKEERIDELGDRLDELREERESVDEEMTELDGEIDAADEEIETVEADIEELESELADSKIPELSAKADDIRAEIDDLEERMDDLDGELNQLQLEKQYAEDAVDDHHETVEEAQSKKADAEERIDEFEERIAEKESTLEEKRDAIAELEDELADLKEERESVKESFREAKSARDEQETEVERVVSKLESLRETAERLEWEIDSLEEQVGSYDPEEIPDHDTVESEIDRLQSEMEALEPVNMLAIDEYDDVQSDLDDLQERRDVLVEEREAIEERIDRFESQKKATFMDAFEAIDEQFTDIFQRLSAGTGELVLEDSEDPFEGGLTMKAQPADKPVQRLDAMSGGEKSLTALAFIFAIQRHNPAPFYALDEVDAFLDAVNAERVGEMVHDLAGDAQFVVVSHRSALLERSERAIGVTMQSDNVSAVTGIQLGDDGEPMPEASADD
- a CDS encoding segregation/condensation protein A — translated: MTTGSRCRRRAPMIEAPGDAGIAPPGETDDDEVEPVELLVNLAEEGEIDPWDIDVVEVTDAFLDRLDEADLRTGGRALFYASVLLRMKSDDMLAADDDEDPEDGLEPWERAFEGDGAMVDDAPIDDGFDPVNALEEEMDRRLERKSTRGSPETLDELVRELREAERGTWWKESRQYDTSESPKGFSRGTQTLEYHGADDLRREGEPGESDVTGTTHEEDIEAVIDDVRAALHPQYERGRAEVLFREIADTGSTAVMTYLALLFLAHRGEITLEQDDLFGDLWVRDAGVAAAGDEAIAD
- a CDS encoding AAC(3) family N-acetyltransferase, producing the protein MTLTERSVREIQRWSTVGRRLYTNRVAERVRDTSASSFPFAEFRSILSEYDDPVVFVHIGLSDVNAAFAGCPYERLCSALTAEFESVLVPGFTPSFRESGVYHKEYSRPQVGTFPVLFMDDAEYRTNDALHSIQVAGGYRFDGCTHQNTFGPDGCYARLDEDNVLIANIGTNRLVSTQFHYISLRDDPPYQTTDTHSGVIYYDESTHQRVTQTNDTFESIYTWNRWKIERYLDEQGVLDDRTRNGLKLSFARAGDMREALEPKLERDPYYMVT
- a CDS encoding DsbA family protein, yielding MSSPIPITRRRTLSAIGAASVGSVAGCLGGGSASDNTVQSLSRPVHGDGEAAVTVAVFEDFACPHCRTFATQVYPEIETTYIEEGVVRYEHYDFPIPVDDRWSWRAPIAARAVQDSAGTAAFFEFVETLFADGWSDGRHQYSDDLVGEIAGDVGADADTVRRAAADGRYRPVVEADRETGTERGVSGTPAVFVDGTPIEEPTYSAIESAVEDAREA